A single region of the Nicotiana sylvestris chromosome 6, ASM39365v2, whole genome shotgun sequence genome encodes:
- the LOC104248498 gene encoding heavy metal-associated isoprenylated plant protein 33-like, with protein sequence MEPFADVSCILKVDVHCDACKMNMVQVLSSVCGVYSLTIDAKAGEVRVCGEVDPNILVKALTRTGKHAEVVYVKLKHPSLTPRNHYYANDNRYYRPPYGGHGHNYGALDHYDYYNTMAMRRPMVEQPYYYGGGHSSPYPSPRYHPFYY encoded by the exons ATGGAGCCATTTGCAGACGTG AGTTGCATTTTGAAAGTGGATGTCCATTGCGATGCTTGCAAAATGAACATGGTGCAAGTTTTAAGCTCCGTATGCG GAGTGTATTCATTGACAATAGATGCAAAAGCAGGAGAAGTAAGAGTATGTGGGGAAGTGGATCCAAACATACTTGTGAAAGCACTAACTAGGACAGGAAAACATGCAGAGGTTGTATATGTAAAGCTGAAACATCCTAGTCTTACTCCTAGAAATCATTATTATGCCAATGACAATCGCTATTATCGTCCTCCTTATGGCGGCCATGGCCATAACTATGGTGCATTAGATCACTATGACTATTACAACACAATGGCAATGAGAAGACCTATGGTGGAGCAACCTTACTACTACGGCGGCGGCCATTCTTCCCCGTATCCTTCGCCTAG